Genomic DNA from Streptomyces venezuelae:
CCAGTCGAAGGTTTCGTCCTCCGGCAGGCCGTGGTCCTCGCCGGGCACCGACGTGTCGCACAGGGCCGGCGTGAAGGTGTCCGTGGCGTGGGCCGTGTTGATCGGGGTCTTGCTCGGCGGCTCGCCCAGGAAGTGTTCTCGGTACGCGGGGCGCGCGTCGTGGTTGCCGGGGCAGGTCAGCAGCGGGTGCCGGGCGGTGAGGAGTTCGCGGGCCGCCGCTCCGGTGTCTGTGTGGGTGTCGCTCAGGTGCGCGATCACGATCATCGAACGGGTCCTCTTCCGTCGGTGCCTCGTACGCCGTCAGTCTCCGTCGTCGGGCCGGCGTGGTGGAAGCCCTTACGGGCGTACGAACCGCACCGACGGGCGCCCGGCCTCCGGCGTCACCACCGCCCGCACCCCGTACACCTCCGCGATCAGCTTCTCCGTGATGACCTCCGCCGGTGTGCCCGACGCGTACGCCGTGCCCTCCTTGAGGATCAGCAGGTGGTCGCAGAACATCGACGCCAGGTTCAGGTCGTGCAGGGCGATCACGCTGGTGACGGGGAGTTCGGCGACGAGGGACAGCAGGTCCAGCTGGTGCTGGATGTCCAGGTGGTTGGTGGGCTCGTCGAGGAGGAGTTCGCGGGGCTCCTGGGCCAGGGCGCGGGCTATCTGGACGCGCTGGCGTTCGCCGCCGGACAGCGTGTGCCAGGCCTGGGCGGCGCGATCGGTGAGCCCGGTGCGTGCGAGGGCCTCGCGTACGGCCCGTT
This window encodes:
- a CDS encoding ABC transporter ATP-binding protein, with product MTSPSIAEGLRADRVSREAGGRLIVDGVSLAPPTGATVGLLGPNGSGKSTLLRLLAGVLAPASGVVTLDGRTLPDTGRRAVARRIAVVEQHAATQVELTVRDVVRLGRIPHRRAWSTPTPHDERAVREALARTGLTDRAAQAWHTLSGGERQRVQIARALAQEPRELLLDEPTNHLDIQHQLDLLSLVAELPVTSVIALHDLNLASMFCDHLLILKEGTAYASGTPAEVITEKLIAEVYGVRAVVTPEAGRPSVRFVRP